The sequence ggatgcaggccgctaccaaccgggcgatgtggaaatcattcggGGAGGCCaatgtacagcagtggacgtcctgtggctgaaatgatgatgatgatagtttcGTTGCAACCAAGGACGTACCTACACTGTTGAAAATagacctcctccaatgatttccacatcgctcggttagcagcggcctgcatccagcgccttcctgctacctttatgaggtcgtccgTCTACCTTGTGGTTGGACGACCCACGCTGCATTTTCTGATGTGGCCTTcactacagaaccttgctgccccatcggccgtcagttctgcttactatgtgccctgcccattgccacttcagcttgctaatccgtcgggctatatcagcgacttagttcgtttacggatctaaTTTCTGATTCTGATGAtactttcggtactttcggccAAACCggactttattaattaattgttccAAGCTTAGCACGACTTGTCTGAACGTGTACCATGTAGCTTATCTTAGTATCAAGTGACGAGGTAGGGTTTCTTACGGTCCCCTCttgtactaaagcctggtctgcgagcacgtagaattttgtccaatgaccccaagctacccatccttatcgctcgcgcataattatgttgctgtcgcgctcgcacactcactgcggacgcctgtcgcacagtcgagacagcaatataatttactcgcgagcgataaggatgggtagcatggGGTCTTTGGACTAAATTCTaggtgctcccggaccagactatagaacaAGCACCAAACGAACCTGTACTTCCGTGGGATCTCGTGTATCATATGGGAGAGGTGGTAGATCTCTTGGCCGAGGTGTTCAACCAGTTCAAGGTGCCGAAGCGTCTCGAACACGTTGTCGGATTGATGCTCCATCGGGTGTTTGACATGGTACACCATCTTTTTGTATCTGTGAAGGATTTAAGAAGAGAAAAATTACTTGTAAAAATATTGATGTCTATATAGAACAAAAAACTGGCCTAGTCAACAGTGTATTCAGGCCTGTGCCTCAAAAACGAACAATTCTCGTACCTAATAATCATTTAGTATTGATCGTGCCATCCACGAAGCcgaatttttggtcgagggaagcgcggggtgcgggtaGTTTGATcggagcgtcattattgtagtgtgcgtgtgcactcatggataatttagtgTGTACCggtaacactcaaacattagcggaagaatggtggggcgcgtcttcgtggatgaaacgataaaTCGTAGAGATTAATTTGCACAAATATGTAAACGATAAAAAGCTACATTTCGACAATACCTAGTGGGCTAGCATAGCATTCTCTCCATAGTTTTTCATTATGTATTTACCTACAGGTATTTATgcaaattaataacaaaaacattttcaccTTTGATAACAAACAATGCGTTCTCACGACAATTACAGCTGTACGATTACGAGAATATTCGTGCTTGGGGTACAACAAAAACACTAttgatcgtttcatccacgaaaacgcgccccattcttccgctaatgtctgagtgttatcggtacacgctaaattatccctgtgtgcacacgcacactacaataatgacgctcggattgctcggatcaaactccccgcaccccgcgcaaccgagaccaaacattggtggggcgcgtccgagtggatgaaacgatctatacctatCAACCAGTTCGCTCATGACGTATCCTTCTTCATAATGCGGAGATTCTTCATACATGAAACGCATTTCGTTCAGTTCAGTGGATCTGACGCGAGCATTCTGGTGATATGTCTTCATAACcttgaaataaaacaaatcaaatcatttattcagtagGTAACTTAGGCCATTTCCCAGAttcgtttacttatttttattttttatgcataacaaggcaggtatttgacaacaatcgcacctgatgtttagtgggatgtagtctaggatggtacatatctgccctgtaagtgcctattcactctcgccttgaaaaggcccggattatagttttttaCTTCGGCCAagtgacatccactgctggacaaagcttCCCAAAGCTAGGGTTGTGCGAAGCATCTAGATAGGGCAGCGCTGTCCACGgtcgatatggaaatcattgggggaggccgttgtccagcggGGTGAAGGGacttcccaccgctgcaactcctgtgtagccaggatctacatcttgaccgccaataacccaaccagtgaaggccaagtctgtcccgggggaaagttgaaagctgtcattggacccgcaacgaaattaacgcccgtattcacaaatattactatgaggtttcacagtgcgcgtggatgcgaacacgacacgaaccaatcacagagctctattcaacgctgtgcattccatttgctgcttcatataagcaagcatcgtttgtgaatacaggcgtaagcctttgtccagcagtggacgtaatttggTCGAAACGAACAAAAttgcaatgggcagggcacatagtatgcagaactgacggccgatgggacagcaaggttctggagtggaggccgcgtaccggaaaacgcagcgtgagacgtccacccacaaagtggaccgacgacctcataaaggtagcaggaaggcgctggatgcaggtcgctaccaaccgtgcgatgtggaagtcattgggggaggcctatgttcagcagtggacgtcctgtggctgagatgatgatgatgatgatgaacaaaaTTGTCGGTCCCATACATTGATCAAAGCTGCAGGTACTTTAAGCGTCGTGTCCCAAATATGATATTTGTTCCAGTAACGGTACTGTAGAGGCCAGCAGAGACGCATAGTgcctgtaaaaatattttacgagtGAATGTAACTGAATAACAATTTcaccaatatacagggtggaaaatgtggaaatgataagtgatctcactcgattatttctaaactatatacaagatatcgaacaACTGGTTACTGTTCCTGAAattgcttcacgagctctttcaaacggtactaataaggttacagaataaactagaactatccgaaaattcaacgTTTCCAgcttcgatatcttgtatagtttagaaataatcgagtgagatcacttatggTTTCCACACTGTATTTTCAAGAACACGAAACTGTACTAGATTTTTCAATTGAGCCGGGTgattgtatttaaaatattactatttaagTATTATAGGaaaaaatatcctactaatcctaataaaattatacatgCGTTTTGTGTGAATgtaactctttcacgcaaaaactattaaacggatttcgatgaaactttacatttattgtaattaaactactttatttaaatactaaATACTCACAAAAAATGATAAGTAATCTGAAAACTGTCATGTTAATAACAAGATGTAAACGAACTGATTAAAAATCCATtagttttctataaaactttcCAATTTAACGGTTTATTTGCTGtatttaataggtaggtacgtagctACTGtagtttattatttcaatcGAACTGAGTTGTGAAAGACTAAACTTAgacaattattgttataataaattaaatagtaaattattaaaGGGACGTCCGCCcaccaggtggaccgacgacctgataaaggtagcaggaaggcgctggatgcaggccgctgccaaccgtcCGATGTGgaggtcattgggggaggcctatgttcagcagtggacgtcctgtggctgaaatgatgatgatgaaatagtaaattaaaaatcatgttAATCGAGAAAGAGAGAGCTCAACTGAGTCAGTGCCTCAGGTATGGGAggggcacgggaggggtgacaatGACTTATGACTTGACAGAGCATACTACaaaatatagttccaaaatactgaactgtcctatccatgacattgacagcggggcgccaccgtcaataccggatcgctggttccgatttttgccatgttggaaaccatatagttgaacgatcgtagcgcccccctgtcattgagtttggtgggacagtttagcgtgggtcatctatacaaatGTGTCGGAGATCCGAAGTgtcgctgacatttgacgtctcaaaaacaccctcctgtGCCTCtttcatacctcaggcactgacgcAGTTAAACGTTAAACCTACAACGAGCCCAGATATGATCAACCTAAATGAGCTATAGGAActggttaaaaataaatttgaaactcataaaacttattttttgcaaataggcttttaaaaagcacttttacacgtcccagtattaaccctaccactgcttcgggacaataaatgggccagtgctgagaagaagcagcgcaagaaactcagtcactattgtcagcctccttttcaagggtttacagtcttttttatacatattatagtatttgtacatatttttttcatattatagTAAATGAAAGTCTCTTTTCAGTTAAGAATTAAAcgtccttttatttatttaacatattCAATTATTTTACACACACTTGCAATTTGAAAATCACGAAAATACCATATTTCAACACTCTAAgcattatttataattacaaTAGACTTTTTGAAGAAATCATCGATATATCAATTTGATATATCAACTTTTTATGATATTACAAACacttatttcttttaatttcaattattaatagaCATACTGAATGTATATTACACACAAGTGTATAAAGcttacttttattaatttaaaacatcatatttttatatatttatataaaatctGAATTTTTAGAAATATTCTTCGTAATctgtacacattttttttacagaGCAACAATAAAAACTTCTTCACGTTAAGTTTCTTTctccgaaaaaaataattgatatttttttatgaagacaAAAGATTTTCGCGATACAATTTTCTTGTTTTTCAATTATAAACCTTTTTCCAACATCAATAAAGTTGACATCCACTTACCAGACTCTAAGCGTCTCAAAGtattttttgaaaaacaaattttTGTTCAGTTCTCGCTAAGAATATTAACACCTGTATtcacaatgcttgcttaagtgaagcagcaaatcgaacgcacagcgttggatagagctctgtgattagttcgtgtgtcaccctgtgcttccacgcgcactgtgagacctcatagtaacatttgtgaatacgggcgtgaaaccataagtaatttttgaaacagtGCACACTCGccctaattttattaattattacataatataaacaACGCTATGCTTGCCTCTGTGTGAAGTCACCCATAACAGTGTGAGAGCGAGAGGAAACGTGACATGCACGTCTTATATTACAccgcctgccacgagtctttTTTGGgccaatttattaaatatttggaCGCACAGGGTCGTACCAATCacacagctctattcaacgctgtgcgttcgatttgctgcttcacttaagcaagcatcgtttgtgaatacgggcgttaatgagCCATCGATTgtactgattttataattagtAGATTTATTTGCGACTTAAATCTGCGAGTAACTAACAAAATATTGATTAGGAAATGATAAAACTATGCCAAATCGTtcgtaaaataaataggtattgaAATGTTAGCAATTTTTAGACACTATCAAAAATTTTAAGTAACTAAGGAAGTATGTATTGTATGTGGATATCGAATTATAAATTTTTTCATCACTGGCAACACTATAGAATAATCTGGAAACACTATTGCCGAAAAATAGatggctgcacgcgttggtttggccgaacctttaaggctgagttgcaccacctaactttgaccgtaacagtgacgataaccggtgttttttgtatagagtttgacagatttttgacgtttgttaaagttaaagtaggatggtgcaactcggcctaattTTTCGTCTAGGGGCGTGGCATGTATGAAATTACGCTTTAggccattggttcccaaactaatttgagacgcgccccctttcgaccatacaaaaaatttcgcgcgccccctcctccagtcaagtatttattggtcgtatctaacaatctggaatgcattctctcagcggtcgcaggttttttatacttaagtacacagatggcccgcgccccctttaaaagtctttgcgcctcccctggggggcgcgcccccctctttgggaaccaatgctttAGGCCTTCCAAGTTATTTTAACGCTAACCCccgtttccaccaaagcggagcggagaagtattttgaataaccaatcagattacgttatttccacttctcttcTTCATTTCGCGATGCGCTGTCGCGGCTGTCAAatcgtataaaaaaatttgacGACGCGAAAcgtccgctttggtggaaaccgggcctaaaggctgatttacacgtattaagtagttaagtaggtaacttaattttaagcgaATAAATTGCCTGTAAACAGTACTTGCTACTTAGAATTTGTGGACAAAATATTTAACTTACCACTTGCTACTTAATTGTGTTTTTAAACgcaattaataacttaaaataaagttaaaatttagttacctacttatgtagatACATAACACATTTAAATCAGCCTTTACACAAAAACAAGTGGCCAAAGGGTTAACTCTTTACTGAACTTTCATATATTGCCACCATAATTTGAACCTTATCTATTCTCATTCTAAGGTCGAAAGTCCAATGAAAAATAACATGTATCCATAGAGGGTAAAAACCCTTTAGAATTGGCAGATTTTCGTCACCAAATATTGAACGTTATGCGGACACAACAAGATTGAAAATCGAACAAACAATATACTCTGCACTGGTCTAAAGATGAACTGAACATATTGTGTACTATTACATATTTCTTTATAATaacaacatttttataaataattttcaaatcaaaaACAATCATTTTATATACCCTAGTATTTCTACGATCAGATTATTATGTACTATTCGATATATAATGGAAAACGTTGCACTACTTCAATGTGTATAGAAACCAAAATGTATactatactagctgacccggcgaactttgttccgccttaatggcaataaataagcagactttttttttaatttcgaacgggataaaaagtatcctatgtccttctcctggctctaaactacctccctgacaattttcaactaaatcggttcagccgttcttgagttataagtggagtaactaacacgactttcttttatatatatatagatttttcTGTCAAAATTTGACAGAATGTCGAATCACACTGTCATTTAAATGACCTACACTGAAAcgtcccagctatgacattgtcAGAAGGGCGCTATTATCAACACTGGGTTATTATAATTCCAATAAACtaaactgtcctatccatgacattgacagcggggcgccaccgtcaataccggatcgctggttccgaattttgccatgttggaaaccatacagttgaacgatggtagcgcccccctgtcattgagtttggtgagACAGTTCAGCGTAGGTCATCtatagttccgatttttgccacttgatgtTTCAGAATTGTTTGACTATACTCGTTAGAATCTGTCAAAACGAATTATTTCCATTatctacaaaattaaatgttcgaAGAAGTGACGTCTTCTATCTAAACCTCAGCTGAtcgaattttagaaaataaataaaatatacaaaatgaaTCCGCGGGTACATTTCGAAAATTGATTTGAACATAACACCTGCGTCTATCTCTCTCACTCCTACCGACATTTTCTAGAGGATGAAAGAGATGAAaaacactaaataaataatatatgatATATGACAACACTCTATGGTCATAGAGCGTCGTCTTTCTTGTCTATTGCTGAAGTAACATTTGTTCTCATATTTCGTTtttttaagtgtcattttgGAACCTGCGATTTCTCTTATCCCAAACATATTTtatgtgaaaattaaaaaaatcttcaaaTGACTTTGAACCTTAATATCAACGAGTTTAAGTTCAAAATCTACTAGAAGGAACTcgtaattttaaaattggtCTGCACTGGTGCACAAAAACCTAAAAAAAGGTCATTTTATACGTAAATTTGAAATAGATAGTATAATTTTGGATTTCTATACACGATTCCAATAATTCGAGACCTAAAAGGATTTCGAAAATCTTCGTACAAATCTACTATTGTACAAATATGCCGTTTATAATCATAGTATATGTGTCTGGTTAATTCGAGATAATGAGAAACTGGTGTACTCAAAATTCAAATAGGACCGTACTTATAATACGATCTTATATTCATGCTCTCAATGTACCGGCATGAAATCTAAAAACACAATTTTTAGCTGCAAAATATTACACATACGATCGCATTGTAAATATGTATTACAGACAGCGTCAAATTTTAatggttcgtgacacccaaagtagccaaaaagttcgcaacacgtctttgttacaattggaataagattgttgtcaactttttggccaattTTGACGCTGGTTGTTACAAACCCCACTGTCTACagtggttttaaaataaattagaatcCCATAGATCTCGAAGTATTAAAATGATCTATCTGTTGGATTGGCCTGGTTTTTCACAGTCATCTGTACACCTACAATCTTCAGTGATCGAATCGAGCGACATTAAGCTCTCTTGCGACGTTCTAAGGCACGCTTTGCAACGGGAGTCGATGGAATTACCGCTTTGGGAATTCGCGTCTTCGGAAACAGATTCCAGAGATTTCAAACTTTCTACTGAGGTTAATTTGTATGATCTGCGGAATTCGGCTATTTCATCTTCGCTCATGTTTAACGCTAGTAAAGAATCCTTAGCCATTTTGCCTAGAGAAGAcacttttttcttctttttcgaCAATATCGAGTCCATTTTCGACAACGGGCAAGGCTTATTCAAACTTTCAGGTAAAGATTTCGGGCTGGATCCACTTCGCGTGCGCAATCTCGACCGCCTTTCAGGGATATCCCGCGGCGTTGTCGTCAAAATTTCTGGGACTTTGAACGCTATGGTCCTGGTTTTAGGACACTCTTTCTCTTGCGACAAATCTTCTAAAGAATTCGACTTTTTGATTTTAGCTCTTTCAGGAATCACTGGAGATGTTTTAATGCCTATTATTTCTTTGACGGTGAAAACTTCTGGCACTTCGATTGCCTCATCAATAATTAATTCTGGCGACAAGTCTAGCATTTCCTTTATTTCTGCGTCTTGAAGTTCTTGGGCTAACGAGCCTTGTGGAGGATTGGTTTCCAGCTTTCTGGCTTCATACTCTGGGTTCTCGTAAATTAGATACGATAACGCGTCTTTTCCTAAGTCCACATGTTCCAACTCCGTCGTTAGCGAGTGCAGAACCTTTTCGAACTTTTTATCTTCCGATGCGCCTTCTAAAGAGGTCACTCCGCTGTCAGCCGAAGTGTTTTTCTCGTCGAATTTCGGATCGTCTATGAAATCCAGCGCTATATTATCTGCTTCGTCACACGCCTCTTCAATTGTAGCGATAGGCGCTAAATTCTCCGTCACTCTCACGTCAGTTTGAGCTTTAGACTCCTCGGTTTTGGGTTCGTTTTTCTCCAAAACCGGCACCGTCACCTCCCAAACTGCGTTGACTATCGGCTGATTCTTCACTTGTCTTTCGGTGAGTTCTAGCGCTAACGTTTTCGTGTTGGTCATGCTTGATGTTAGGGTGTTTTCAGGGCTGATATTCTCTTTGATCCCGCGTATGACTTTGCTTGGCAACTTGTCTACGGGTTGCCCTGAATCCGGGCTGTTTTGCTTATCCAACGAGTTCTCCGAACCCGAGTATTTAAGCACTGACGCAAAAGACCTAGGCCTCACAGGCTCCGTCTTAACTTCCTCCGTTTTTTCTTTATCCTCTTCTGGATTCTTATTCGTGTCGCCCGCGGGGCTTGAGtcgtaatttttatttaaatcgttgggTTTTATGAGATCTGTATTATCACTTGTTCTCGGCACATCCTTGTTGCCGTTGGAACTGGCGTTGTCAAATTTACTTAtaactaaacatttttgtaCTAAGTTGTCATCGGTGGTTGTATCGGTAACTCTTTCCTGAGACTCGCTCGCCTCCGAATTCTGCGGGAAAGTTTGGAACTCGCTGAGGGTATTGTCCGTGTCTGTAGACGGAGTTTTGCTATCCAACTTCTTGGAGAAGGATTCGTCTACGAAAGACACTTGCACCCTTTCCGAGAGCGTGGAATCCGTCGCTTCGGACGAGCTATCTCTATCTTCTTTATCCTCCTTCTCTGTCGCACTACCCCACGACCAGAACGAGCTAGTTAAAGAAGAATCTTTCCTAGGCGGCGTGTTGGTTCCCTTCTTCTCTTCTTCGTTTGAAGATCTAGAGAACAAGGGGTGCTGGAATAAACTTAGCAGTTTATCCAGGTGGGATGGGAGTTTTATTTCTTTCTCCGGTTCAGGTTTGGGGATATGGAAGCTTGGGGATGGGGCCACTAGGGATATCTTTCTCAGTCTCTCGCTCAAACCTTTGGTTTTCAACGCTGGCACATCTAGCAAACTGGATGTTCTTTTGGGCGAAGTTACATCTTGGGAGGTCTCTTTTTTCACAGTTTCTTTTAGACTCGAATTGTTCGTTAATGTGCCTTCGTTGGATGAGTTATCCTCTTTACTCTCGGAGGGTTGCTGTAGAGAATACTCTATTCCAGAATCTGCCGACGTGATCATCACTTTCTCGTGTCTCCCGGAATCTAATGAACTGACACTCGCTTCTAAACTGGACAGCGAATCGTGTATCTTTTTACTTTTACCGAATATAATAGGAGACACGCTTTCGTTGGAACTAACCGACATATTTAAAAAGTTACTGTTCACTGGAGTTACTTCGCTTGTGTTAGATTCTATGCTACTTTCCGTGGATAATGCTACATGGTCGGTTTTTCTCCTGTCCAGTTCTGTATCAGATTCAATGATTATAGGTTTCACTATTTGAGATTGTGGATTGTCCAATGTGTTCAGACTCTCTACAGAGCTTCCAGAAATTTCTAAAGAGGAACTGCTATCGCAGAACGGACTCCCACCCAATTTCTTATTCATAAGCCTGGAAACTTCTAAATCGGGACTATCGAGACTCGATTCGCTTTTGTTTTTCTTAAGCACTACATTTTCACGTATTATATTAACAGGTACATTATATGTATCTAAATTAACTACATCGGTTTGTGTGCAGTCGCTTTTGACTTTGCTGACGTTTTTCGTTGACAAATCTTTGAATTCTTGTATTAAGTTGCCCAAGTCTTCTGTGATGGCTTCAATTTGTTTCATGGCCGTGTCATTTTTGACGGTTGGTTTTTCATCGATGTTTTTAAAGTCAAAAACGTTCTGGTCGGAGTGTTCTTTAGTGACTGTGACCTCGACTAGCACATCAACTTTCTCTTTCTCCCTCACATCAGTACTATTCTTAACTATTTTAGTCTCTGTCGTCAGCGTATCGCCTATTACAGTCTCAGTATGAGACACACGCTCACTTTTGTCTGTGAAACAAACATTACTAACTAAATCGTCTGTACACTCACTCACTTTGATACTTTCACTAGAGTTAACATTTTTGGCATctataacatttttaatatcaCTAATTTCAACTGTGACACTTCCTCTTGCATTGTTAAAGCTGTCGGAGGCTTGAGTTCTGTGAGGCACCGTCTTTGGGGGGTCAGGCGTGTCGGGCCTGAGGTCTGGGGTCTCAGGCCTGTCAGGCGTCAGGTGTGGCCTGTCAGGCTTTTGTTGTGGCCTGTCAGGCCTCAAGTCTGGGGGCCCAGGGGTGGCCGGGCGGGGGTCTTCGGGGGTTGGAGACGCGTCAGGGGGCACAGGCGAGGGGTTGTACATTGAATCGTAGTTGCGCGTCACTGAGAACCGTGACGTACTTTTCCTCGGCTGACTCGACGCTGGATGTACTTGGATTAATGGCGGCTCGGACACCTGTTGATAAGAAAATGTTTTAGTGacgataattaaataaaacaggattttttaataaaagagcACCTTTAGGTATAGATAGAATATACTTTATTGTGCACCAAAATTATACGTTAAAGACATACCACATCGAAACGgctcaatttaaataaataaatgtctttatTGAAAGAAAAGTGTTACAATTTTGATTGAATCTTCTGTCTTCCAAAATAGGCATTTGCCTGTAGTATGGAATTTAGGCGATATTATcgtaaaaaagtatataagtaataaataagttttattaaaacataGATACAGGGTTTCTTAACTAGGGTTTCATCAAAGAGAATTAGAGGTTACTGAAAGATCGTATAATATCGATTTCTGTCCAAAGGAAGCAGCATACTGAATGATGTATTTGTAAAGTACTTTTTCTAATAAAAGTAACAATTTCATAAGTTATCTCTAATtacaaaatgatttaaaaaccCTGCTCTAGACTAAAGAACATGTACACACAAGCACTATGGAAGTGATGGAATGACAATAAAGCTGTATTGTAATATTTGAAATGGCGGATGGTCTGTGAGTGCATattgatttaataattatttaaattactaacaCCAAGAACTTAAAAAAAAAGCACAAATGATTTAATTATGGATTTGAAGCCTTAAAAcgaaatttcaaataaatatcaaaatgtctctttttttttcataaaaagtaataagatttaaaaaatacagtataagccaattagaaaaaaacaattttgataCAAAAAATATGCCAAATATCTACATAAAAGTGAAATTAGTTAAGATGGTAACAGTCAACAGACCACCAACCTCTACGGCTAGACCAGCTGTGAACCATAGACATAAAAATAGAGACAAGACAGAGACAGACATACGAGTGAGTGAGCGAGGTATACAAGTTTTAGAACATGCACAAACAGAGGTATAAAGACTACTAAGGTTAAAAGAGATACAAAATATTGACggtaaatatattattttgctAACTTTGtagaaaaaatcttttaatttggttaaatttaaaaatatctagaaataaataaatatgcttaAAATTGCGACTGTGACAGAAAACAGTCTTCttataaagcctggtctgtgagcacgtagaattttgtccaatgaccccaagctacccatccttatcgctcgcgcgtaattatattgctgtcgcgactgtgcaactggcacctgcagtgagtgtgcgagcgcgatagcaacataattacgcgcgagcaataaggatgggtagtttggggtcattggacaaaattctaagtactcacggaccagactatagaaaaaatcttttattttggttaaatttaaaaatatctagaaataaataaattatgcttAAAACTGTGACTGGGAAAGGAAACAGTCTTATAGCTTTAATAAGAGACacatatgcgaacatcaggccagAATGTGAATTttaggccaaatccttcatGGCCTAAATCATTGCAATTCTATGACTAaatgattttttaattaatattattaactagctgtgcccgctacttcgtacgcgtgaaaatagtttttgcaacatttttcttagttatttaatttttagcgttaagagtagcatctcaaactaatttgaaaattataaatatcttcaattcccaccttaggcagttcgaatttttcagtttattataatttt is a genomic window of Ostrinia nubilalis chromosome 28, ilOstNubi1.1, whole genome shotgun sequence containing:
- the LOC135085305 gene encoding uncharacterized protein LOC135085305; this translates as MTVFRLLIIFCTMRLCWPLQYRYWNKYHIWDTTLKVPAALINVMKTYHQNARVRSTELNEMRFMYEESPHYEEGYVMSELVDRYKKMVYHVKHPMEHQSDNVFETLRHLELVEHLGQEIYHLSHMIHEIPRKYRQIPEFANLEKEIDMAKVQEEMKNLKEQERLQKREKKKAAKVLKKLRELAMAQGQKVNYPPKIRNKWWPIDYGWEIDYYW
- the LOC135085214 gene encoding mucin-2-like, which produces MRVDAQVTGYEARGLAFLVLWNNQLTRNCAAHLSKALRSSQSLCVLNIGRNAVGTEGVRALCAGGALISVGLQAARLGPEAAPAIAELIGQNNTLQVRERERERVTVGLFIFPTLCAGGALISVGLQAARLGPEAAPAIAELIGQNNTLQRLDLRDNRIGALGLQAILTALQRNTVITQLDLAGPDSSTTLSAEDSEAAIVARLTREIRAVCSRNEAASEPAKRTHRRISLTCHTACVPKPTAEEERRGRLRSPAPSPAGSPIPAAHHSRFSVTRVTPERESSESPSTPTRPAYCAAPSRFKVVQVSEPPLIQVHPASSQPRKSTSRFSVTRNYDSMYNPSPVPPDASPTPEDPRPATPGPPDLRPDRPQQKPDRPHLTPDRPETPDLRPDTPDPPKTVPHRTQASDSFNNARGSVTVEISDIKNVIDAKNVNSSESIKVSECTDDLVSNVCFTDKSERVSHTETVIGDTLTTETKIVKNSTDVREKEKVDVLVEVTVTKEHSDQNVFDFKNIDEKPTVKNDTAMKQIEAITEDLGNLIQEFKDLSTKNVSKVKSDCTQTDVVNLDTYNVPVNIIRENVVLKKNKSESSLDSPDLEVSRLMNKKLGGSPFCDSSSSLEISGSSVESLNTLDNPQSQIVKPIIIESDTELDRRKTDHVALSTESSIESNTSEVTPVNSNFLNMSVSSNESVSPIIFGKSKKIHDSLSSLEASVSSLDSGRHEKVMITSADSGIEYSLQQPSESKEDNSSNEGTLTNNSSLKETVKKETSQDVTSPKRTSSLLDVPALKTKGLSERLRKISLVAPSPSFHIPKPEPEKEIKLPSHLDKLLSLFQHPLFSRSSNEEEKKGTNTPPRKDSSLTSSFWSWGSATEKEDKEDRDSSSEATDSTLSERVQVSFVDESFSKKLDSKTPSTDTDNTLSEFQTFPQNSEASESQERVTDTTTDDNLVQKCLVISKFDNASSNGNKDVPRTSDNTDLIKPNDLNKNYDSSPAGDTNKNPEEDKEKTEEVKTEPVRPRSFASVLKYSGSENSLDKQNSPDSGQPVDKLPSKVIRGIKENISPENTLTSSMTNTKTLALELTERQVKNQPIVNAVWEVTVPVLEKNEPKTEESKAQTDVRVTENLAPIATIEEACDEADNIALDFIDDPKFDEKNTSADSGVTSLEGASEDKKFEKVLHSLTTELEHVDLGKDALSYLIYENPEYEARKLETNPPQGSLAQELQDAEIKEMLDLSPELIIDEAIEVPEVFTVKEIIGIKTSPVIPERAKIKKSNSLEDLSQEKECPKTRTIAFKVPEILTTTPRDIPERRSRLRTRSGSSPKSLPESLNKPCPLSKMDSILSKKKKKVSSLGKMAKDSLLALNMSEDEIAEFRRSYKLTSVESLKSLESVSEDANSQSGNSIDSRCKACLRTSQESLMSLDSITEDCRCTDDCEKPGQSNR